In Macadamia integrifolia cultivar HAES 741 chromosome 5, SCU_Mint_v3, whole genome shotgun sequence, a single window of DNA contains:
- the LOC122079729 gene encoding monodehydroascorbate reductase, chloroplastic/mitochondrial, with amino-acid sequence MSSVRRLMTTMKNSLSLNHGLSLWCPQSASLNRIPRSSSIAFGNFRRSYVVASSSFANENREYVIVGGGNAAGYAARTFVEQGMADGRLCIVCKEAVVPYERPALTKGYLFPLDKKPARLPGFHTCVGSGGERQTTDWYKENGIEMLHEDPVTAVDIGKQTLTTSSGKLLKYGSLIIATGCTAVRFPEKIGGNLSGVHYIRDVADADSLIQSLGKAQKVVIVGGGYIGMEVAAAAAGWKLDTTVIFPENQLMPRLFTPSLARRYEELYQQNGIKFLKGASIKNLEASSDGRVTAVKLENGSSIEADMVIVGIGAKPAVSAFESLGLNNTVGGIQVDGQFRTSIPGVFAIGDVAAFPLKMYDRIARVEHVGHARQSAQHCVNTLLSGKTHLYDYLPFFYSRVFEYEGSTRKVWWQFYGDNVGETIEIGNFDPKIVTFWLDSGKLKGVLLESGTPEEFQLLPKLATSQPLVDKAKLQSASSVEEALQIAQNSLQFEA; translated from the exons ATGTCTTCAG TTCGAAGATTGATGACTACCATGAAAAACTCTCTAAGCTTGAATCACGGACTCTCTCTGTGGTGTCCTCAATCTGCTTCTCTCAATCGAATTCCTCGATCATCTTCCATCGCTTTCGGTAACTTCCGAAGGAGCTACGTCGTTGCTTCCTCCTCTTTCGCCAACGAAAATCGAGA GTATGTAATCGTTGGTGGTGGCAATGCCGCGGGTTATGCTGCTCGGACTTTCGTCGAACAAGGGATGGCCGACGGGAGGCTCTGTATTGTCTGTAAAGAG GCAGTTGTTCCTTATGAGCGCCCTGCTTTGACTAAGGGTTATCTGTTCCCACTGGATAAAAAGCCAGCTCGTTTACCT GGCTTCCATACTTGTGTTGGCTCGGGTGGGGAAAGGCAGACTACTGATTGGTATAAAGAGAATGGCATAGAG ATGTTACATGAGGATCCAGTGACAGCAGTTGATATCGGAAAACAGACACTGACCACATCCTCAGGAAAACTTCTTAAGTATGGATCCCTTATTATTGCTACTGGATGTACAGCTGTGAG ATTTCCAGAGAAAATTGGAGGGAACTTATCTGGAGTTCACTACATCCGTGATGTTGCTGATGCTGATTCACTAATACAATCATTG GGGAAAGCACAGAAAGTTGTCATTGTTGGTGGTGGTTATATTGGTATGGAGgtagctgctgctgctgctggttgGAAGCTTGACACAACG GTCATATTTCCAGAAAATCAGTTAATGCCAAGATTGTTTACTCCTTCTCTTGCTCGTAGATATGAAGAACTCTACCAACAAAATGGTATCAAATTCTTAAAG GGTGCTAGTATCAAAAATCTAGAAGCTAGCTCTGATGGACGTGTGACTGCTGTCAAACTTGAAAATGGGTCTAGCATAGAAGCAGACATG GTTATTGTTGGGATTGGAGCAAAGCCGGCTGTCAGTGCCTTTGAATCTCTGGGCTTGAATAACACTGTTGGTGGCATACAG GTTGATGGTCAATTCCGAACAAGTATACCTGGTGTTTTTGCCATTGGAGATGTTGCAGCATTCCCATTGAAG ATGTATGATCGGATTGCTCGAGTTGAACATGTTGGCCATGCTCGTCAGTCAGCACAACATTGTGTGAATACATTATTAAGTGGAAAAACTCACCT ATATGATTATCTTCCGTTCTTCTATTCAAGAGTTTTTGAGTACGAAGGCAGTACAAGAAAAGTTTGGTGGCAGTTCTATGGAGACAATG TTGGTGAGACAATTGAAATCGGAAATTTTGATCCAAAGATTGTTACTTTCTGGTTAGACTCTG GTAAATTGAAAGGAGTTCTTCTAGAAAGCGGTACTCCAGAG GAATTTCAACTCCTCCCAAAACTAGCAACGAGCCAACCACTTGTTGATAAAGCCAAGCTTCAAAGTGCATCTTCTGTTGAGGAGGCTCTGCAAATTGCTCAAAACTCTCTACAATTTGAAGCTTAG
- the LOC122079730 gene encoding 50S ribosomal protein L5, chloroplastic codes for MASSVIFSSSSSSFLSRFPIVSSPSTNLASFGNHRNGFQFSVKAENAVLVEKTEKEKVFRLKTSYLEKIVPLLKEEFNYSNVHEVPRIEKIVVNCGIGEAAQNSKGLDAAMKDLTLITGQRPVKTRAKVSIATFKLREGQPIGLAVTLRGNMMYSFLDRLINLALPRTRDFQGVNPNSFDGHGNYSIGIREQSVFPEIRFDAISKPRGMDVCITTTAKTDKEGQKLLALMGMPFREGGGQTSVVRKKKLKAHHFDSKSKGRR; via the exons atGGCGTCCTCTGtgattttctcatcttcttcttcatcatttctCTCCAGATTCCCTATCGTCTCGTCTCCCTCTACGAATTTAGCTTCGTTTGGAAACCATAGAAATGGCTTCCAGTTTTCAGTGAAAGCAGAAAATGCCGTTTTGGTGGAGAAAACTGAAAAAGAGAAGGTTTTTCGGCTCAAGACCTCGTATCTGGAGAAAATCGTTCCTCTGCTCAAAGAGGAATTCAATTACAGTAACGTTCATGAA GTTCCGAGGATTGAGAAGATTGTGGTGAACTGCGGTATTGGAGAGGCTGCTCAGAACTCAAAGGGTTTAGACGCAGCAATGAAGGATTTAACGCTCATTACTGGGCAGAGGCCAGTGAAGACACGAGCGAAGGTGTCGATTGCAACATTTAAGCTCAGAGAAGGTCAACCGATTGGACTTGCTGTCACACTCAGAGGGAAT ATGATGTATTCTTTTTTGGACCGGCTGATAAACTTGGCACTTCCTAGGACAAGGGATTTCCAAGGTGTTAATCCCAACAGTTTTGATGGGCATGGGAATTATAGCATTGGAATTCGTGAGCAAAGTGTGTTCCCTGAAATCAGATTTGATGCCATTAGCAAGCCAAGGGGAATGGATGTTTGCATAACTACAACTGCCAAAACAGACAAGGAAGGTCAGAAATTACTTGCTCTCATGGGAATGCCATTTAGAGAGGGTGGAGGACAAACATCGGTGGTGCGCAAGAAGAAACTGAAGGCTCATCATTTTGACTCAAAATCCAAGGGTCGAAGATAA